aatacatatttgcataaaattattaatattttctgaaaaatgtGTGCACAGCATaagatacataaatttatattaacacTAACTTATTAAAATCCATTTTCCATGTTTTCCTGCAAATTTGCGCTTTTCAACCAATGATGAACGAGAAAGAAACGACTGTTTGCACACATCTAAATTGTACGAAAGTAATTGCTGCACAACTACGCTTGCATATACACACGCGTATATGCATATCACAAATCAAATCAACAGGTACATAAGCTGTGAAAAATTTGTCATTTACTCACATAATCGACTTAAATACGTTGCTTACACGCTAAcggtattaaaatttatttcattgcatTCACATACGCAATGCTGTGTACAAAAATGCACCGAACGAATAAGCGCTTTAATAATCAGCACTTAACGCATACTTCACGAATTTCCccaattcaaacaaaatttccGACTTAATACCGTTATGAACACAATTAAACGTTACACTTGTCAAAATTTGTGCGATTAGAATGCTGCACATTAAGTTGGCAGCAAGAAGCGTTCTAAAGCAGAGCGCACTTAATGGAGACACAATAAAAGCAAGTGGTGCATGAATTTTATGTGTGGTTGAATGCCAAAAGCGATTTTCGTGTAGATAGTAAGATAACAGTTGCTTGGTTTAAGCAGCAGCATAGctctgaaaaatatattatgctTAGAGcaactataaatatattctatCCACACTCGTGCTGAACTGCGTTGTACTTCtaagcaaatttattatatttatccgtaatattaaattttatcacttaaactctcattatttttattaataaatatttaaactgattttttttttgtattatttaggCTAAGCATGTCTAACTTTTTaattatacacacataaaaaggGTCAATATTTACTGCTTACACTTGCTTTTTCTCAAACACTTTTTGTATAAACACAAACTTGACACTAGACTGACTTGAGACAAACGAAATAACGCTTAACTGCACAACCATTTTGtatacacaatatacatatattccaccgcaagcaattttttaaactgaTTTTAAAAACTACGTGACTTTCAAGTGCATATTCGTTCCAGCATTCGTTACACAGCATTAACTcaccaaaataatattaaaaataaaaataataacgaacAACATAATGCACCTATGACAAGTCCACATACCTGCAGCTTTTCGTTTTCGTCGATGAATCCCTTTGTTGTGGGCGATGGTGGTGCAGCACCACCACTATGTAGATCCTTGCGTTGATCCTTTAACATTTTCAATTCTTGGCGCAGCAATGATGTCTTTTTCAGATAACTGCTTCGTTGCCGTTTTAATTCGTCGCGTTGATTTTCTGCTTCTTGTGCGACAGCTGCTAtaaacatatgaaaataaaaattaaatggcaTTAGTCGCTTTAATTCCACAGAAGcatatttaaaagtatatttacaaaatgcatattttgcattttctttttatttacgcTTTGGACAGTGCAAAGCATTGTGCACTCGTGTAGCCACAATGCATAAATGAAACGGTAGTTTGTTTCGTTAGTTGCATCCCTCCTGGTTCCGAGTTTAGTGCGTACGACGAAATCGTGTTGAATAACGTACGGAGTACTGGTGGAGGTTGTAGTTTTCCATCGAGTATTTAgaatcttattttttttaaacatatttttctataatttttacagCACGGCTAGTGTGTGTGTTCTAGTGTATGATATAATGAGCCTGTGCTGGTACTTAGGATGTACACTTAATATTACTAGCCGAGTGtgtcatttgattttttgtaaaaGTAATGAATTGACATCAATTCatatattttgagaaaatacaTAACACGAAATAGTATAAAATTTAGTACATAAATATGGAAAAACTTATGGAATACATACCATCGTGTTTTGAACTAGATTCAATTGAAACTGGTGGGGGTTCATTTACTGTTGGTTGCTGCACAATTTGTGGTGGTGGTATAGCGGTTGGTGCAGCTACTGGTGGCGGCTGTTGGGCAAGTTGTGGTAGTTGATTCGGATCTTGTGTTGGTATCCAAGGCTGTTGCGCATAAGCGTCTGCAAATAATagtaaaagaatatatatatatatttcatttttatataattttttacataaactaggaaaatatatatatagttatatgacAAATTTTGCACATAACTTACCATTGGGCGTCCAAACTGGTGGTGGCGGATAAGCAGTGTTAAACACTGGCGGTGCTGCTGCCTGCATACCGTAAGCATCAGCAGCAGTTTGTGGTGGAAAACCAGCTGCTTGTTGTGGTGGCGGTACCGCATATTGATTATATGCTGGCGGTGCATACGTATCATTTGTATATAGTTGTGTTGGCATAGGGTTGTATTGGGTTTGTGGCTGAGTTActtgtggtggtggtggtgcatTAATAGGTAGAGGTGAACTTGGCTTCTTTTTCGGTGACCAACGATTACCACCTCCTCTACGTGGCGATACACTGCGGCTACGCGAGCGGCTACTACTGCGACCTCTATAACGAAAGTCGCGTCCACCACCGCCTCGTCGTCTATCAGGTGAACGACGCATATTACGTCCATCAAAACGTCGTCGATCTGGCGAATAGTCTCTAAACCGATTGCGACGTGGTGGTGGTGATGGCGAACGTCGACGCCTGCGGCTACCACTTTCTAATGGTGATGGTGATCGCCGACCACGCGAAGGAGATTTACGTCGCGATCGCGGTGGGCTGCCCGACGGTGAACGACGACGGTTTGATCGGCTCGTAGAACTTCTATTTGATTCCTTTTCAGTTTTTGGTTTATTAGCTTCTGTgaaacatatgaaaatatacatttatgtttataaatttagtATAATTCTTTATTCTTGTTAGCGAATGTACTCACCATAATCTACAACATCGTTTTCTGCACCTGGCGGACCAGGTGGTAACGTATTTGCAGTGCCCAGTCGACGATCTGCCGGCTGTTGTAATATTAAATCTTCTTCCATTCTACACCCACGCTATATAGAATGCACAATAATTTGCATGTATACACAAAACGATAGTGGTAATTGATTACGTTTGCCGTACACTTTGGCCTTGAGGGTGACGGATAATTAAACGCAAATTAAAACCACTATCATGCAAATATTTaactataaaattattgttCACTGATCTTAAACgtttctcaaatattttaaaacacttttctgCTAAATCTTCAGtattgaagtaatttttttacacaGCAATAAACTTGATAAACGTATAACGTGTAAAATTTTTCCGCGAAATTGACAATCATTCCTCAAAGTGTGGTTTTAAAAATATCGAGCTTTTTGTGGTATTATCGAACGTTCAATCATTTTTTGGAGTATGTTCAGCACCTTAttgtagcagagaacgtatatcatgatATGATATGATATATAGTAGGTAAAAATCTTtcatacttaaataaaaatataaacaattaaaatttattataaatatatataataaatatttatataattaacttGATTAAGCGTGGTCTTAGGAGAGCTTAGCTCATTATTTCCAATTAATTCAACACTTGAGTTCAGTTCCTAAATCGCAATAAAataccaatatttattttttattgttttattaaagttGTAAAACCGAAATCATGTTATTCCTGGTGTCTTTAAACTAACAATTCATCACTTACGATAAAATACAGATTTTGATATAGATTTCAGCTACAAAATGAAACATTTCCAGTAATCTCTTcacaagcaaatatttaatctcttatttctaaatgaaaaataaactcAATTCAATGTTTTATACAAACACAATTTgagtaaatgtaaattaactaTCTTTAGACAAGTATGAATGTATGAAATAATACAGCTGATGCAGCCGCTTCACAATTTATGAGCCCACAATGATATTGTTGATGGGAATGTGAATTAGTTTCACAAAGAAACCAATGAAGCCCATTATACAGAAACCAATAGCTGTGGCAATAGCAATCTTCTGGAATTCCTTGCGATCAGGCTTGGTGCAGCGTTTCACTAAACGAATGGAGTCTTTGGCGAAGGCACGGCCAGGTTCGCAGAATTTAACTACTTTATCCATGATAACcaataaattgttttgttaGGCGGGTGATGCACAAATgctgaaattaaagaaaacataattataaCAAAATCAGTGCATTTTTTCTTGTAAGCAAACAATGCAAGCGAAGGAGTTGTTTCTAAAACATCGAAATCCCTTTctgtataatattaatatttgtacaGAGAAAACTaggattttttaaatatttacacaagcGTGCAATCTTAGTATATATTCTTCAGCTTTCTCCTTTCACTTGCACTTGTGCTGCAAAAACTTGACGTGGCAAATGTCTCCAAAATTGGCTTATTTAttgacaaattttaattttattattaattaaaatcatttaataattttcaatttatattgttGCTTAgc
The sequence above is drawn from the Bactrocera oleae isolate idBacOlea1 chromosome 5, idBacOlea1, whole genome shotgun sequence genome and encodes:
- the LOC106620567 gene encoding protein transport protein Sec61 gamma-2 subunit, yielding MDKVVKFCEPGRAFAKDSIRLVKRCTKPDRKEFQKIAIATAIGFCIMGFIGFFVKLIHIPINNIIVGS